A single Pseudomonadota bacterium DNA region contains:
- a CDS encoding CRTAC1 family protein → MTTRNRRSLAPLGAAASLACALASPTFAQGSDPTLVDIALELGFQDRLTHGRGQIAADFDGDGWTDFYINNTSRADLGNDESFIIFNRGPDGNGGFIFERGQTLVQGIATFGNAAADYDNDGDPDIFLAVGGQEAIGLDYLFENDGNGNFTDVSEAAGIRGPKDAEGEWVPTASLSGHWADYDRDGDSDLFVFSKVVRDSLTELPDGLGYRDSLFRNNGDGTFTDVSEEANIVGGISTKTGAWGDYDNDGWIDVFIPEEAYRQLDTEDNFRLMRNMGDGTFQEMPLDEEALGVGDRTWASASADFNNDGLLDIFVFAHSRQGNTSKHVLLLNRGNWQFVNATDAAGFGLPAKVMGCQIGDLNNDGYEDIITANGGPTGGEADRLYMNEFAEAGTVSFRLASSLFDYPAVDDPECVAPIAPTEALGATGAFVASDDMSAADPSDPGAMPAEAYTQAGGDACDAEFPYRGHAITFTDFDKDGDVDLPMIKGGTEIIQPLIESGEPNRFFRNDGGNALGWLFVELHGLVSSEDAIGARVEVTTQTADGGSRRIVRVMRGGRCFSASGPRELHFGLGTDTAIASLRVDWPSGVRSIHTGIGVNERIRIDEPVQGFSDFSDGVGGWTPVSGDWQLVDQQYRQLDTEGRHLSVTGGNRANYTLSAKVTYLGGGQKLGLAGRVSADGETYYTAILAGSTARLFKVEDGVLTPLGPQLSIDPMTPNKSYIVGLRFQGSRIQMTVNGRSTTPFTDTSIASGRFGLATDGTSAAFDNVTVY, encoded by the coding sequence GTGACAACAAGAAACCGCAGATCGCTCGCCCCCCTCGGTGCCGCAGCCTCTCTGGCGTGCGCCCTGGCGTCGCCCACCTTCGCCCAAGGCTCGGACCCGACCCTCGTGGACATCGCCCTGGAGCTCGGCTTTCAAGATCGTCTGACGCACGGACGCGGGCAGATCGCCGCGGATTTCGACGGCGACGGCTGGACCGACTTCTACATCAACAACACCTCGCGCGCGGACCTCGGTAACGATGAGAGCTTTATCATCTTCAACCGAGGGCCGGACGGGAATGGCGGCTTCATCTTCGAGCGCGGCCAAACGTTGGTGCAAGGCATCGCTACCTTCGGTAATGCCGCAGCCGACTACGATAACGACGGCGACCCGGACATCTTCCTCGCGGTCGGTGGGCAGGAGGCGATCGGCCTCGACTACCTTTTTGAGAATGATGGCAACGGCAACTTCACGGACGTTTCCGAAGCGGCGGGCATTCGCGGTCCCAAGGACGCTGAGGGCGAGTGGGTGCCGACGGCATCCCTGTCCGGTCACTGGGCAGACTACGATCGCGATGGCGATTCGGACCTGTTCGTGTTTTCAAAGGTGGTGCGTGACTCGCTGACCGAGCTGCCCGATGGCCTCGGCTACCGCGACTCCCTGTTCCGCAACAACGGCGACGGTACCTTCACGGATGTCTCCGAGGAAGCCAACATCGTCGGTGGAATCTCCACTAAGACCGGCGCCTGGGGTGACTACGACAACGACGGCTGGATCGATGTGTTCATTCCGGAGGAGGCCTACCGCCAGCTCGACACGGAAGACAATTTCCGGCTCATGCGCAACATGGGCGATGGCACCTTCCAAGAGATGCCCCTCGACGAAGAAGCCCTGGGTGTCGGCGACCGCACCTGGGCTAGCGCTAGTGCTGACTTCAATAACGACGGGCTCCTCGACATCTTCGTCTTTGCTCACTCCCGCCAAGGCAACACTAGCAAGCACGTATTGTTGCTCAACCGCGGCAACTGGCAGTTCGTCAACGCGACCGACGCGGCCGGTTTCGGCCTGCCTGCCAAGGTGATGGGGTGCCAGATCGGCGATCTAAACAACGACGGCTACGAGGACATCATCACGGCCAACGGAGGTCCCACCGGCGGCGAGGCGGATCGCCTGTATATGAACGAGTTTGCCGAGGCAGGCACCGTCAGCTTCCGCCTGGCGTCCTCGCTGTTCGACTACCCTGCCGTGGATGACCCCGAGTGTGTCGCACCGATAGCGCCGACTGAGGCATTAGGGGCCACGGGAGCCTTTGTCGCTAGTGATGATATGAGCGCAGCAGATCCGAGCGATCCCGGGGCGATGCCCGCCGAGGCCTACACACAGGCGGGCGGTGATGCCTGCGATGCGGAGTTTCCGTACCGCGGCCATGCCATCACCTTCACGGACTTCGACAAGGATGGTGACGTGGACCTGCCCATGATCAAGGGCGGCACGGAGATCATCCAACCGCTGATCGAGAGCGGCGAGCCGAACCGCTTCTTCCGCAATGACGGCGGCAACGCCCTAGGGTGGCTGTTCGTGGAGTTGCACGGTTTGGTGAGCAGCGAGGATGCCATCGGGGCGCGCGTAGAAGTCACCACTCAAACGGCGGACGGTGGTTCGCGTAGGATCGTGCGAGTGATGCGTGGCGGTCGTTGTTTCTCCGCGAGTGGCCCGCGGGAGCTGCATTTCGGCCTGGGAACGGACACTGCGATAGCGAGCCTGCGCGTGGATTGGCCGAGTGGGGTGCGATCCATACACACGGGAATCGGTGTTAATGAGCGCATTCGCATCGACGAACCCGTGCAGGGATTCTCAGATTTTAGCGACGGCGTCGGGGGTTGGACACCCGTGTCCGGTGATTGGCAGCTGGTCGACCAGCAGTATCGACAGCTCGACACCGAAGGTCGCCATCTCTCCGTCACCGGCGGGAATCGAGCCAACTACACGCTTTCCGCGAAGGTGACCTACCTCGGGGGCGGTCAAAAGCTCGGGCTTGCAGGGCGTGTTAGCGCTGACGGCGAGACTTACTACACGGCTATCCTTGCCGGCAGCACGGCGCGCCTGTTCAAGGTGGAGGACGGTGTGCTTACCCCCCTCGGTCCGCAGCTGTCGATCGATCCGATGACGCCGAACAAGTCCTACATCGTGGGCCTTCGCTTCCAGGGCAGTCGGATTCAGATGACGGTGAATGGCCGCTCGACTACCCCGTTTACCGACACCTCTATCGCGAGCGGCCGCTTCGGGTTGGCGACGGATGGGACCAGCGCCGCCTTCGACAATGTGACGGTCTACTGA
- a CDS encoding acyl-CoA desaturase: MEIALQVALFLVVSVLLSLGNTLGYHRLLTHRAFKTHPAIRNTLTLFSAMHSGSPILWVGLHRIHHAFSDDKGDPHSTNDGFWFAHSGWLFHTKNKWASIALALSGFALQLRYLLNDIQRLQGKLSPDWQKMCRRDLMTEPFMRLLDTPLVIPALFALQVAAAWMIAGWWGIAWLWAMHVVQNNTSWVINSICHWDSFGVADPKSKDRSRDVAALGLITNGDSFHNSHHLYPASAKHAIHGGADLSWAVVCLLARLGLATDIKLPKNYPYPQWMEPGRHYQVLTPPPAPAREQAA, from the coding sequence ATGGAGATTGCACTGCAAGTCGCCTTGTTTCTGGTGGTCTCGGTGCTCCTTAGCCTGGGCAATACGCTTGGCTACCACCGGCTGCTGACACACAGGGCGTTCAAGACCCACCCAGCGATCCGCAACACGCTTACGCTGTTCTCAGCTATGCACTCGGGATCGCCGATTCTGTGGGTGGGATTGCATCGTATCCACCACGCGTTCTCGGATGATAAGGGTGATCCGCACAGCACGAATGATGGATTTTGGTTCGCTCACTCGGGGTGGCTATTTCATACGAAGAACAAATGGGCGAGCATCGCGCTGGCCCTGTCGGGCTTCGCCTTGCAATTGCGGTACCTGCTGAACGACATACAGCGTCTGCAGGGCAAGCTATCGCCCGACTGGCAGAAGATGTGCCGGCGCGATCTCATGACCGAGCCGTTCATGCGCCTGCTCGACACGCCGCTGGTGATTCCGGCCCTGTTCGCCCTGCAGGTTGCGGCCGCGTGGATGATCGCGGGTTGGTGGGGGATCGCTTGGCTATGGGCCATGCACGTGGTGCAAAACAACACGAGCTGGGTGATCAACTCGATCTGCCACTGGGATAGCTTTGGCGTCGCTGACCCTAAGTCTAAGGATCGCTCTCGCGATGTGGCCGCCCTAGGGCTAATCACCAACGGTGATTCCTTCCACAACAGTCACCACCTGTACCCGGCGAGTGCCAAGCATGCCATCCATGGCGGAGCTGACCTCTCCTGGGCAGTGGTGTGTTTGCTCGCTCGCCTCGGTTTGGCGACGGACATTAAGCTGCCGAAGAACTACCCCTATCCGCAGTGGATGGAGCCAGGGCGCCACTACCAGGTGCTGACGCCGCCGCCTGCGCCGGCGCGGGAACAGGCCGCCTAG
- a CDS encoding response regulator, with product MSTILILEDSRELNKALALRLQHAGYTVHRAFDAAQATTLARQHGPKLALLDISVPAGDGFMVAERIAEFGNPKVVFITANKDPELRARVRRSGAGFMYKPFTAVDLLQRVEEMIPGGGTPTH from the coding sequence ATGAGCACCATCCTAATCCTCGAAGACAGCCGAGAACTCAACAAGGCCCTGGCCCTACGCTTGCAGCACGCGGGCTACACGGTCCATCGGGCCTTCGACGCTGCCCAGGCCACTACCCTGGCGCGTCAACACGGCCCAAAGCTGGCACTGCTCGACATCAGCGTACCCGCGGGAGACGGCTTCATGGTGGCTGAGCGGATCGCCGAATTCGGCAATCCAAAGGTGGTCTTCATCACCGCGAACAAGGACCCGGAATTGCGTGCGCGCGTACGCCGCAGCGGTGCCGGGTTTATGTACAAGCCGTTTACGGCCGTGGACCTGCTGCAGCGAGTGGAAGAGATGATCCCCGGTGGGGGAACCCCCACGCACTAG
- a CDS encoding response regulator — protein MHVWLVDDSEADLYLMRRSVSRACPAARITTFRCVADAISRWRQQSPDCLFLDLNLGVGSGLDLVDVIDGAPDRAPAINVVVSGVALPAESRERLRTACVRWQVCKKPMREQHVADVLAQAGFISPR, from the coding sequence GTGCATGTCTGGCTCGTGGATGACTCTGAGGCAGACCTGTATTTGATGCGCAGGTCGGTGAGCCGTGCTTGCCCGGCGGCGCGGATTACCACCTTTCGCTGCGTCGCTGATGCGATCTCCCGCTGGCGCCAGCAGTCGCCCGACTGCTTGTTTCTTGACCTCAACCTCGGCGTCGGATCGGGTCTGGACTTGGTTGATGTGATCGACGGTGCGCCAGACCGCGCGCCCGCGATCAACGTGGTGGTGTCCGGGGTGGCACTTCCCGCCGAGAGCCGCGAGCGGTTGCGAACAGCGTGCGTAAGGTGGCAGGTGTGCAAAAAGCCAATGCGCGAGCAACACGTGGCGGACGTCTTGGCGCAGGCGGGCTTTATTTCTCCGAGGTAG
- a CDS encoding ATP-binding protein, producing the protein MRDAVPISPELAAALEERGASLLETCREALSVDAALLATLADGVERLTVLCGAGAPVTLDDEERAEIAAVLQPPLGAADRLSAAAVPETGRPLHRRSTKRAYLALALALPLPGPDGPAALCLLARETHEFDARDQGLAQSLAAHVAQSLADSVQLRSLSEQAMLFRLSEAAARIGHWTLDLKQQTLHWSDEIYRIHGVTPREYVPELTSAIGFYHPQDIPLVTAKLDGVVSSGEPDEFRLRILTPSGVLRHVHATLRARADMAPPVDVVFGTFSDISDQVAARRALELQSEQLQRVFNTVPVRLWIKDAHNRILALNPAAEEFCGVTVDQAEGMLVSELFPDSAASHHAADLAALRDGPRLGRIERYRKADGSSGWVRTDRVPYSDPHSGEPRILLSSIDVTLEKRYEDELQARTEELRRLNQELEEFVYAASHDLRSPLRAIAHLSAWLEEDLGPELKPESREHLNLMRSRVRRLDQLLTDLLAYSRAGRSRARLGDVHLRELVQSTFDLLGLQDRFTLETSGLDLRLRTAVTPLEQALRNLMDNAAKHHDRDRGVIGVSVTRRVGLLEFAVADDGPGIPQEHHERIFRAFQTLRSRDEVESSGMGLAILKKLVEYAGGAISLDSNPAAGARGATFRFTWPLHWPQEGVTNEP; encoded by the coding sequence TTGAGAGACGCAGTTCCGATTTCTCCTGAGCTCGCGGCAGCCCTCGAGGAGCGAGGCGCCTCGCTGCTGGAGACCTGTCGAGAGGCGCTTTCCGTGGACGCCGCGTTGCTCGCGACGCTCGCCGATGGTGTCGAGAGGCTGACGGTGCTCTGCGGCGCAGGAGCCCCCGTGACACTGGACGATGAAGAGCGGGCTGAGATCGCTGCCGTCCTGCAGCCACCTCTAGGCGCCGCAGATCGCCTTTCGGCGGCGGCCGTGCCTGAGACGGGCAGGCCCTTGCACAGACGATCGACCAAACGTGCCTACTTGGCCTTGGCCTTGGCCTTGCCGCTGCCAGGACCTGACGGGCCCGCGGCCTTGTGTTTGCTGGCTAGGGAAACGCATGAGTTCGACGCTCGCGATCAGGGCCTGGCGCAGTCCCTAGCCGCGCACGTCGCCCAGAGCCTGGCGGACAGTGTGCAGCTACGTAGCTTGAGCGAGCAGGCGATGCTCTTTCGCCTCTCCGAAGCCGCCGCGCGCATTGGACATTGGACGCTGGATCTGAAGCAGCAGACCTTGCACTGGTCCGATGAGATCTACCGCATTCATGGCGTGACGCCGCGGGAGTACGTTCCGGAGCTGACCTCGGCGATCGGTTTCTACCATCCGCAGGACATTCCGCTGGTCACCGCGAAGCTCGACGGGGTTGTCTCCAGCGGTGAACCTGATGAGTTTCGCCTGCGCATCCTGACGCCGAGCGGAGTGCTACGCCACGTACACGCCACCTTGCGCGCGCGCGCGGACATGGCACCCCCCGTGGATGTCGTCTTCGGCACCTTTAGCGACATCAGCGATCAAGTGGCGGCCCGACGAGCGCTCGAGCTGCAGTCCGAACAACTCCAGCGAGTCTTCAACACGGTCCCCGTGCGCCTTTGGATCAAGGATGCGCACAACCGCATACTGGCGCTCAACCCTGCTGCGGAGGAATTCTGCGGCGTCACCGTGGATCAAGCTGAAGGCATGCTCGTCAGCGAGCTGTTTCCCGACTCGGCGGCCTCTCACCACGCGGCCGACCTTGCTGCGCTGCGCGACGGTCCTCGCCTCGGGCGTATCGAGCGCTACCGCAAGGCGGACGGTAGCAGCGGTTGGGTGAGGACCGATCGCGTGCCTTACTCGGATCCGCACAGCGGTGAACCGCGCATCCTGCTGTCCTCAATCGACGTCACTCTCGAGAAACGCTACGAGGATGAGCTGCAGGCACGTACGGAAGAGCTGCGCCGGTTGAATCAGGAATTGGAAGAGTTCGTCTACGCCGCGTCCCACGATCTGCGTTCGCCGCTTCGCGCTATCGCCCATCTCTCCGCTTGGTTGGAGGAGGATCTAGGGCCGGAGCTAAAACCGGAGTCGCGGGAGCATTTGAACTTGATGCGTTCGCGCGTGCGACGGCTCGATCAGCTCCTGACGGATCTGTTGGCCTACTCGCGCGCAGGACGGTCCCGGGCGCGGCTCGGCGACGTTCACCTGCGTGAGCTCGTGCAAAGCACTTTCGATTTGCTCGGGTTGCAGGACCGTTTCACCCTTGAGACCTCGGGGCTCGACCTGCGTTTGCGTACCGCGGTCACGCCACTCGAACAGGCCCTGCGCAATCTCATGGACAATGCGGCTAAGCACCACGATCGGGACAGGGGGGTGATCGGTGTGAGCGTCACCCGTCGGGTGGGGTTGCTCGAGTTTGCCGTCGCGGACGATGGACCGGGAATCCCGCAGGAGCACCATGAGCGCATCTTCCGCGCGTTCCAGACCCTCAGGTCCCGCGATGAGGTGGAATCCAGCGGGATGGGTTTGGCTATCTTGAAGAAGCTAGTGGAGTACGCTGGCGGCGCAATATCCCTAGACTCCAACCCCGCAGCGGGCGCTCGCGGCGCCACATTTCGCTTCACCTGGCCCCTTCACTGGCCCCAGGAAGGGGTGACCAACGAGCCGTAG
- a CDS encoding hybrid sensor histidine kinase/response regulator gives MYQPATVIPLPTAKAAPLQVQHRLQVIVIDDDRVDRAMIRRCLRSGDDFQCDVHEAATAQAGLKLLETRHFDCALVDYRLPPSNGLDLLERFYRRWPHSSTAFIMLTGQGSVDVAASAMRSGALDYLAKDQLTEAALRRSIINASEKMVLRVSLSDKTQALAQRNRDLTLRNEEVRRFYQNVCHELRTPLAATREFVSLVGDGLAGTVSDEQADLLRLATEGCDQITALLDDLLDAARMQTGKLSVQRESLAVYPFLRDVVRAHEGAARERELTLSLAVDKSESFEVDADPMRLRQVLANLIGNALKFTSPQGTVSVSAKRDPHNARWVEFTVSDTGCGIDPAQQRRIFDRLYQATATSDDPANLTDGLGLGLAISSEIVRLHGSELEVRSQLGQGSTFFFLLPAAKP, from the coding sequence ATGTATCAACCCGCCACCGTAATCCCGCTGCCCACCGCCAAGGCGGCACCTTTGCAGGTGCAGCACCGTCTGCAGGTCATTGTGATAGACGACGATCGCGTGGATCGAGCAATGATCCGGCGCTGTCTGCGAAGCGGAGACGACTTCCAGTGCGACGTGCACGAGGCGGCGACGGCGCAGGCGGGCCTGAAGCTGCTCGAGACGCGCCACTTCGACTGTGCGCTGGTGGACTACCGCCTGCCACCGAGCAACGGACTCGATCTGCTCGAACGCTTTTACCGGCGCTGGCCCCATTCGAGCACTGCCTTCATCATGCTGACGGGCCAGGGCAGCGTCGATGTCGCCGCCTCGGCGATGCGCTCCGGCGCCCTCGACTACCTCGCTAAGGACCAGCTGACCGAAGCCGCCCTGCGCCGCTCGATCATCAACGCGTCCGAGAAAATGGTGTTGCGCGTCAGCCTCTCCGACAAGACGCAGGCGCTCGCGCAGCGCAACCGCGACCTCACCCTGCGCAACGAGGAAGTGCGGCGCTTCTACCAGAACGTCTGTCACGAACTGCGCACGCCCCTCGCGGCCACCCGTGAGTTCGTGTCGCTCGTCGGCGATGGCTTGGCCGGCACGGTAAGCGACGAGCAGGCGGATCTGCTGCGCCTTGCGACCGAAGGCTGCGATCAGATCACCGCCCTGCTCGACGATCTGCTCGACGCCGCCCGCATGCAGACAGGCAAGCTTAGCGTCCAGCGAGAATCCCTAGCCGTCTACCCGTTTCTGCGCGACGTGGTGCGGGCTCACGAGGGTGCCGCTCGCGAACGGGAGCTAACCCTGTCCTTAGCGGTGGATAAATCAGAGTCGTTCGAGGTTGATGCCGACCCGATGCGCCTGCGACAGGTGCTGGCGAACCTGATCGGTAACGCCCTGAAGTTCACCTCCCCCCAAGGCACGGTGAGCGTGAGCGCGAAGCGCGATCCCCACAATGCCCGATGGGTCGAGTTCACGGTAAGCGACACTGGCTGCGGCATCGATCCCGCGCAGCAGCGGCGGATCTTCGATCGCCTGTACCAGGCCACTGCGACCTCCGATGACCCTGCCAACCTAACCGATGGCCTTGGCCTTGGCCTTGCGATCAGCAGCGAGATCGTGCGCTTGCACGGTAGTGAACTGGAAGTACGAAGTCAGCTGGGACAGGGGTCTACCTTCTTTTTCCTGCTGCCTGCGGCCAAACCCTAA
- a CDS encoding CRTAC1 family protein, translating into MNKNGHGILAAAVASAVWLTPGQAAAQAFTNITGSSGVELETFVTAPISMEMPIGVGAGWIDVDNDGDDDLYLALNGCNTMWLNNGSGQFAPVPDAAGASACDILSHGVSSADYDNDGDQDIHVANFGQNRLYKNLLVETGTLSFEDVTDTAGLSDIDGLGTVDIYNTASTVWGDYDNDGYLDLYAGNHVAGVGIPPNPGDETEIDPGPGPQCFDDYLWHNNGDGTFTNVASETGVDKGVSERAGCELAATWSDYDNDGDIDLMVVNDFGAVRSAPNRLFRNDGSDGKGGWTFTDVSAPSGFDYAQAGMGIAIGDYNRDGFFDYYMSDVGENEFGVANGDGTFTEKAGDLDIQSADVEIYRGLGMVSWGNAFFDFDGDSWEDLLVCNGGVPPFAETGKWQDFFEDGDVCLPSTDPSCNADPEMGTGHIHLNPCYFYRNRGASFGDDAFLEVHEPAGMSSAGYYRSVAISDIDNDGDVDAYLGNLHGYNALYRNNYINANGNNWLKVKTVGTLGNRDGIGSRVEAKAGGVTLMREISGGASFMSTHSMKAHFGLAGANFVDLTVRFPSGVTQEQLFVDTNQTVTVTEPRMTATFPVDTRLVTEGGVVAFNVGLTNHSDEELTRELWFVEVTPDAETLVGTTRSVTLPAGASINVLVRVSESAAAGLTRYGARLGVNSTVTHRDHARVFAQAPSN; encoded by the coding sequence ATGAACAAGAACGGACATGGAATCCTCGCCGCGGCGGTCGCGAGCGCAGTCTGGCTAACGCCAGGTCAAGCTGCCGCCCAGGCATTCACCAACATCACCGGCTCGTCCGGTGTCGAGCTTGAGACCTTCGTTACGGCTCCGATCAGTATGGAGATGCCGATCGGCGTGGGCGCGGGCTGGATCGACGTTGACAACGATGGCGACGACGACCTGTACCTTGCCCTAAATGGCTGCAACACCATGTGGCTGAACAATGGATCAGGCCAGTTCGCGCCTGTGCCGGACGCTGCCGGCGCCTCGGCCTGCGATATCTTGAGCCACGGCGTCTCTAGTGCGGACTACGACAACGATGGCGACCAGGACATTCACGTTGCCAACTTCGGGCAGAATCGTCTGTACAAGAACCTGCTGGTCGAGACCGGCACCCTGTCCTTCGAGGACGTGACCGACACTGCCGGCCTGAGCGATATCGACGGTCTGGGCACTGTTGACATCTACAACACGGCCAGCACGGTCTGGGGCGACTACGACAACGACGGCTACCTCGATCTGTACGCCGGCAACCACGTCGCTGGTGTTGGGATTCCCCCCAATCCAGGCGACGAGACCGAAATCGACCCCGGCCCTGGCCCGCAGTGCTTCGACGACTACCTTTGGCACAACAATGGTGACGGCACCTTCACCAACGTGGCTAGTGAGACGGGTGTGGATAAGGGCGTCTCCGAGCGAGCGGGCTGCGAATTGGCCGCAACCTGGTCGGACTACGACAATGACGGCGACATCGATCTAATGGTCGTCAACGACTTCGGCGCCGTGCGCTCCGCGCCGAACCGCCTGTTCCGCAACGATGGGTCCGACGGCAAGGGCGGGTGGACGTTCACCGATGTCAGCGCGCCCTCGGGCTTCGACTACGCGCAGGCTGGCATGGGCATCGCCATCGGCGACTACAACCGTGACGGTTTCTTCGACTACTACATGTCCGACGTGGGCGAGAACGAGTTCGGCGTGGCAAATGGCGACGGCACCTTCACGGAGAAGGCCGGTGACCTCGATATCCAATCCGCCGACGTCGAGATCTACCGCGGTCTCGGCATGGTGAGCTGGGGCAACGCCTTCTTCGATTTCGACGGCGACAGCTGGGAAGACCTCCTGGTCTGCAACGGCGGTGTGCCTCCCTTCGCGGAAACCGGCAAGTGGCAGGACTTCTTCGAGGACGGCGACGTCTGTCTGCCTAGCACCGATCCGAGCTGCAACGCAGATCCCGAGATGGGCACCGGTCACATCCACCTGAACCCCTGCTACTTCTATCGCAACCGCGGTGCCAGCTTCGGCGATGACGCGTTCCTTGAGGTACATGAGCCGGCGGGTATGAGCAGCGCAGGCTACTACCGCAGCGTAGCCATCTCCGACATCGACAATGACGGTGATGTAGATGCCTACCTCGGCAACCTGCACGGCTACAACGCCCTCTACCGCAACAACTACATAAACGCTAACGGCAACAATTGGCTGAAGGTGAAGACCGTAGGCACGCTCGGCAACCGCGACGGCATCGGCTCGCGCGTGGAAGCCAAGGCGGGCGGAGTAACCTTGATGCGCGAAATCAGCGGCGGCGCGAGCTTCATGTCCACGCACTCGATGAAGGCGCACTTCGGTTTGGCTGGCGCCAACTTCGTCGATCTCACCGTTCGCTTCCCGAGCGGCGTGACGCAAGAGCAGCTGTTCGTTGATACCAATCAGACGGTCACCGTGACTGAGCCGAGGATGACGGCCACCTTTCCGGTTGACACTCGCTTAGTGACCGAGGGCGGCGTCGTGGCCTTCAACGTGGGGCTCACCAACCACAGCGACGAGGAGCTCACTCGCGAGCTATGGTTCGTGGAGGTAACGCCGGATGCGGAAACCCTCGTGGGCACCACGCGTTCCGTTACGTTGCCTGCGGGCGCCAGCATCAACGTGCTGGTGCGCGTCTCGGAGTCTGCCGCGGCCGGCCTCACGCGTTACGGCGCTCGTCTCGGCGTGAACAGCACGGTGACCCACCGTGACCACGCACGGGTGTTTGCCCAAGCGCCGTCCAACTAA